gagCACACAAATGCATCACCTCTGGGTCCACACTAAATTTACCTGGATTCTTCCGAGTCACGATTCCTTTCCTCTGTCGCCCCGGTCCGGCAGATCTGCAACGTTCAGTGTAACggctatttttcttttaaaaaaatgtcaattcTTCTCGCTAAACAATCACCCCGCACATCCAAGATGGCTACCAggaacacctcctcctccgatGCCCTGCTGGACGGGAGTCCCGCCCACCTCGCTTGTGATAGGTCCCGAGCGGCTGCTCGCGGACTTTGATTCGCCGAGGCCCGCTGTCCGTCAAAACACGCTGGTTTTACTACTTCCGGGATAACTGCCGCTGGGATTGGACTGTTTAGAAAGGTCAAAGGGCAAACTGAGTTTTGTTTTACACCCCCCTTCTTTTTGTCGCAGGGTGTTCTGGGAAATTGAGTtcacatctgtcacattttaGCAGCTGAATATCTGTGCTGTTTATTGAActaaaaatatgtgtttcaggagattttttttttttttttacatttttaagccCTGAAATCTGAGGGCacaaagttattattttttattttaatgtcattatttggTCTGATGATCAGTGAAGCAAATCTAAAATACCCTTATTTTAGCACacgtgtttttaatgttgtttaaatgttattacctctttttatttgaacatcatgtgttttaaaacagaatttCTTGAATCtgtaatgaatgaattcatGAGAAGCGCTTCCTGTGATCTTTGACTTTGAGCCTCATTGTCAGCAACACTGTGAATCATTCTGCTGTCATAAATCCCCCAATGAAATATAATCGAGTCATTTAAGAAAATAAGTCTCATAATTCTGAATTGCCTGTTGTGGTAATGtgtaaaaaacagttttacaaacaaaaaagtaaacaaacagaaaaagaaaagaaaaatgtcttaaCCAACAATAATGGAAATGGACAAATACATCAGAACGTACTTTGTTACACATACCGAAATTCCTGCTAATCAAATATATGGAGCTATACTCATATACTATTtatagaatgttttttttttgtagtttcttGTCATACATACAGACctccaaatgtgaaatattttattaatttcatgTGATAAATATCTGAGCTTGGTTTGATGTAATTATCAGTCATGCAGACGTGAATTATCTGCTTGTAATAGTGtttcatgttgatttttctgtcattgcttgtgttttgtgttgcttttaatgcattttgttgtttggttttgtgtatttctatAAAGGCACATTTAGGGTCAAGCACTGTAAACTACCAAGCCTGTAAATTCTCTCTGGTATGTTGACTTGGTCTTTGCTGTTTAACTGTCAATATAgacataaacaataaataaatatataattatggATTTAGCCTCCTAATAACTGTGTGTTGAAGAGCTGCAATGAAGCCAGATCTGTTTTGCAGTCTGAGGTCATAATCAATCAGAATCAggttgtatttattcatcatgtCATCTAAGATCTCACTTTATTACAGCAGTTTATCACAACATGTGCACTACTCAATTATTCCACTGGAGGTCGCTGTAGTCTGGAAGCTGCAGCTAACTAACTGAACGATAAAGACTCACAGAACTCATCAGaacaaatattaataataagATCTGTCAGTCACACTTCTTTGTTCACATTCTGATCTTAAATgataatttattttactttcagcATCTCAATGACTGTAAagaacaagacagaaacaaatcacatttaaagttttttactttgcatgaagtgacatttcaaacaccaaacaagaaagaaaacaaaaacatcagcacgTCCATCCGACCAGCTCAGAATACACAGTATAACTTAGGAACGAGATATATGATTAAACAAATACTCTTTTtcaataatacatattttacagaATAATCAGCTACAAAATACTgaatcaaaaataaacatttctctctttttttcacaaaaaacaaaaaggtaacaATCACCTGAGGTctgcaaatattaaaaaaataaacatattatgCACAAAATTAATAATCATTCATTTCCTCACCGGCTGCTTCAATGTCAGTGTGCGCTGAAATGAAAACTTGTGTTCTAGGACATAATAAGTCACAGTGTGCTCAATCTTCCAGTTAATGTGCAACAGAAGTTTCCTCCTGAGGTAAAATTAAAAGGTGACTTCAACCACCTCTGaactacagaaacaaaaagtccTGCCAACCGTAACAGCTGCACAATGGCAGTAAACCAAAAACAGCACagatatttaattaaataaagcaGCTTGTTGGCAAAAATCACTTCTAAATTAATCTAATCTCCTCATTCTTTCTCACAtctgctgaaaataaaagttgaaaagtgcaaaattgaaaataataatcttcagtgttcagtgttgatACCTGCAGCTCCTGTGGTTCAGTTTCTGAACCTGTAGGAGATCGGCAGCAGCTTGTGAGTCTTCTTCATGGTTTGGACTTTGGCGTGTGTCGGGTCGTCCATGGTCTTGTAGCAGCGCCGGGCGTAATCCAGAAGCTTCTCCTTCGACGCCTCGAACTCGCCGACCTCAGCCACCTGCAGGTGAGGTGTGAGACACATGTTCAGAGAGTCAAATATCCTCTGCTGGCTCTGTAATGAAAACTAAATCTGAAAAAAGTCTAATTTCGGAGCAGCACAAAGAGTTCAGACCTTCTCCGgagccaccagcagcagctcggcGATGGGCGAGGTGGAGGCCATGGTGTTGCGGTCGACTCCGTGGATCTGGAAGGCTCGGGACATGCTCCTCACCCGCTGGTAGGTGGTCAGGATCTTCTTATAACGGATCAGAACCCCGTCTGGGTCTTTAACTGGAACAAAGAGAGTGGaggggaaacagaaaataagagaaaaagaCTGAAGCACAGACGGAAAATGACTCTCGCTCGTTATTTTTAATGATGAGCTCTCCGTCAGAAATACGCAGGTTAAAACAACGAGCCCGGTCACATCACTCAGACCAGACTGTCACCTCACCGGAATCCCTTAACAGATCACCTAATTTTGTAAGAGATGTTGAGTGAAGAGAAGCTCAACAAACTTTGTGAATCGGCTTGAGCAAATTCTGAATCACTGGTGCCTTCTTGTCAATTCAGCATCAAACGCAAATCACTCAGATGTTTCTATCCTTAAATAAACATATGAACAGTGTCAGTAAAGTACCGTCTGTTCTTTCTTGTTAAAGTGCATCGTACCTCCCAGCATCTGTTTGAACTCACTGCTTCAACTGATTTCAGCGTTTACATTAGAATACAACGTTCTCTGCAACATATTCTTAACTAGTGGGGCCTTCTTGTTAACTAGTTGTACATGAAGATTTGAACGGTTTGTTTCAGTGATTCgtgttcatttgcacatttgtgttttctggccctgacctctctgtctctccctcccgtGGGTGATCCTGAAgatcctcctcatcttcatcctcgGCTCTCCGCCGGCTCGTCCTCTGCCCTTCTTCTTTGACCCCTTCTCCACCGACGagtcctcgtcttcctcctcctcctcttcttcttcctcctccacataCTCGTCCTCGGTGTAGTATTTATCCTCCTCCAGATGAAACTCCTGCTTGACTGCAGCAGTCAAGAGTTGAGCAGCAGAATTTTATATCAGTGCAGAAAAGTTACCCAAACATAACACTGTTCTGCCTCACACATTATTTGTGTTACAGATATCTTCTCACCAGGGACGGCGGTGCCGCGGCGGCTCCGgggtcctggtcctggtccctGCAGCCGTTTGAGGGTCATTCCAGACCTGGTGGTCatgggggagggaggagtgggCAAGCTGGCCGGCTGGACCTTCACACCTCGCTGGGAGTCTGCACACCACTCAGTCGCTGTGAGGACAGAAGAATAATAACCacaacgctgctgctgctgtgagctcACAGGACACAGTCATGCATCACCTCATCGCTGTTTTAAGACAAAGACACAGTAGTTAAAATTATCTGTGTCACACACGTAGACCGGATCAAGATTAAATCTTTGTCGCTTTGGATAATTTCATATCAAAATCATACAAATCATGTAAATGAAGACTTTTATCTACTTTCTCTTCATATTTGCGTACTCACCCTCCGGACTCCTCATGCTGACGATGAAGCGGTCCAGCTGACAGCGCAGGAAGTTGcgttcctcctccagctcctcgaTGCTCTTCTGCAGCCAGGCGTTCTTCTCCAGAGCGACGTACAGGTGAGCTCGCAGGTTGGAGACCAGGATGAAGGGGCTGtactgaggatgaggaggctCCTGCACCACAGACTCTGCAGggggaggaaacagaggagaccAGTAACTAgtaattaaagttattaaataaacgCAGTGGAGTAAAACGTGACTATCTGCtgccaaaatgtccaaaatgtttttaaaaagtagcagaaaatggagataCTCATGTGAACGTACGAAAGTAAATGTACAACTGAATAAATATGGAGGAGAGaattaaacatgacaaaaacaaaaacagaagagtgAATGTTTCTGAGCTGATTGTGCCGTCTGAGCACTTTGATAATGTGAATATTAATcacaacaaagtgaaataaaacacaatccaTGTAAAAGGACATAATAAAGCAGCAGTCGTCACGTGTCGTAGATGCGGCGTACCGTCCATCATCTGCTGGCCCTGGTTCAGGTGATACGCAGGAGGTCTCTCGATACTCTCCTCCAGAGGAAAAGACACCTCGTAGGCATCCAGATacaaacctcctcctcctcctcctgctcctcctgctgctgatgaggaggatgaagactgAGGCATGTAGTGCTCTGACAATCACACATAAGAGCAAGTGAAGATTATTATCAAGTCAGCTGGTGGTTCTTTAACTTACCATTGTGAAACACATACTGACAGCACACTGGCTCCCTATAATGTGGCTCACTCTCATGCTGTTCAGTCGGCCATCTTACGGGACTTTTACCAGAAACAGGACATTAATTTTGGCACAAAAGGAACTCATCTCAcgcaggaagaggagggagaaggtgaGTGATAGAAACTAtagtaaaacaagagtgaatgGACGTCTGTTCCCTCGTTGATGctaatacaacattttttcatatcaagaaagaaatatcttcatgcAGAACATTAACAAGAGTTAACAAGTCGACCAGAACAGTTGAAACCGTGTGTTCAAACTGCGGCTTAGAAACTTTTAACCATTAAAAACCTGCAACTCGTGTTGTatttaatgccgaatttacaagaaggtccaaatagTTAAGAATATGTTGtaaacagtgtttcacaaagttaatCAACTGTCTTCTGATGCAACAAGACTCAAAATTGAGTGTTttcttaagggagtctggggactttttcCACAGATGCAAAAGAAGTATAATTTATTAGTTACAGTTTACTGTCATTGTAAATGTAGACACGTTGGCTGTCAATATGTTATATCACTATTACAAATTTAGTGAAAATGGTTAAATAAGTTGAGACTGTGTGTTCAACCTGGTGCTGGGAGGTACGACACACTTTAGAAACAGACGCACACAAGATGCTATTCAAACAAGTAAAAAGCTGCAGCATGTGATGTatttaatgccgaatttacaagaaggtccaaatagTTAAGAATATGTTGCAAAAAGCTTTTTACAAAACTTATTAACTGTTTTCTAATGCGACAATTCACAAAAAATAGTGTTTTCTTTAGGGAGTCTGGAGACTTTCtccacaaaatgacaaaaaagtaGCTTATATTAGAATTAATTTAGACGTGTTTGCCTTAAATGAACATTCAGtgaatgtcaaaacaaaagtgtcacattatttcacaaaacagaaagtcagatatagaaaagaataaacaatgaACAAGATTTTTATCTGTTGACTGATGTCATGTTGCAGCACAAGTAGTGGCTGTCCATCCAATTAACATGTTTAAAACTTAAAGTGGCCTTTTTGTGCTTATAAgtaattaataaaaaacaaacttcatggAAAAGAGACCATCAGTAAAACAGTCATAACATATAAAACTGGACGAACATCAGAATTGATactttaatcaataataatcacTTTTAAGAGGCTTTTTCTTAGAAGCAGTacaacaaaccacacacacacacacacacacacacacacacacacactcacagctcagTCTATGAACACTGATCACactcattgattgattgatctgACAGTCCTGTACACGCTGCAGCAGACCGACTCTGGAGCTGCAGACGCCGTTTAAACGAGGCTGTTACCTGGCGggctgctgtctctgctgcccGGAGGGTTCATGTCTGTCCGACTCCGTCCGCGTCTCGGCTGAAACTGAAACTCGTTATTATTCGTCTGCAGGTTCTGCAGGTTCTGCTGGGTTCGGTTATACTTCTGTAATACAGCGTGAGACGAACCTCAGCTGCTGCCTGCCAGACCGGAAACAGCACTCGCAGCCGCAATTACCTGATTATAAGAGCTCCAACAGGTGCACCCGCGCGCACGTTCATGTTTCTTCTTCGTCgcgttttgtgtttttggtggaTTGTGACGCAAAGGTTGAAGCGCACAGCGCCGCCTGGTGGACCGGAGGACAGGATGAGTTTTATatctttcaataaaaaaataagaaatagatttaaattatgcaaaataatgaattttaaaaatattattattttgtcctATTTACGctcatagttttttttaaatttatgttttgtttgttttgtcactcTGGAAATTTTGTAACTTTGAattttgttaataaaaaaaaataattcaatcCAGTTTCATATCtttcagaaaaaacacaccttaAATGATAAATTAACCTTCgtttttaactattttttaaaattatatttttgtactatttttgtttgtatagTTCATTCAAGAAACTTTgaaatttttatttatattagtttgatatttttcttaaaaacaataacttttattttatttatttacctattttcttttttatacaaTTCTTAATTTATTGTCTTCTTCAATGttttatgtcttattttatgTGTTGCAGTAAAATGTAAGTTAATGTAAATTAGTAAATGAGGAAAAAGCCAAGGTGCGTTCGCACATGCGCACAACGATGATGCTCGTACAACCaactaaaaaacattttctgcttccACATCTGCATCAACTTCGGACTCATATCTGACCTCCGCCGCCTCAGACCGACTTGTTTCTATCAGAAGGTTCGAGGAAGTGGAACCGGTCCAAACTCTGACCGGAAACGTGTCACCTGAGGAAGGTGCGCAGGTAGAGAGGAATGCGGAAGTAGGAGAACGTCCACCGGAGTAGCTCGAGGAAGAAGAACACACACCGAGATTTAAAACACCTGGACgaacaacagaaacaagtgaGTCACATTAGAACTGTCTGTTGGTGTGACGTTAAAcgcttgtttgtttacatccgGTCTCACCTGGTCAAACCTGCAGCGGCTCTTCATGAAGGTGAACGAGCCGCACATCAACCGGGTGACACAGGAAACCTGCTTTCACATCAACTACAGGAACATAATTATCTAATATATTAATTAAAAGGGTCGCAGCGTGGATTCCTCTGCATCCTGCTCTCATCACCAGCTTTACTTTATTCacctgttttcagaggaaaaggaaaataaacggATCATTTTCTGGAATAAACTCAGTTTCTTCATAGTATAACCTCAGATGTTTAGTGCAGATATCTGGGAAATCCTGgatgtttttccttcttctaGCGGTGTAtctcttaaagcaacattatgtagaaattgccATTTTGACAAGACTTGGATCCGAGGTCGTTGTGTTAAGTCTTGACGCAGTGTTGGAGGCGGAGCTTACCTGGTacctgtgaaagctgctcagtggtgttttaaagccaaaaaacCTGGAGCATCCATGTTGTGCGGTCGGCTAACTTCGAGCTAATTTAATGTGGATAAACTAATTTAACTGTGCGACTCTTCTAGACTCTCCAAGATTTAATTGACTGTTttgcagctgcttctttcacaaatATAAGATTCTTGGTAGAAGTATTTCACGTGTCCTTGTAATTAAACGGTTTTGGCCACTGGCGCTCTTCCTGAGGCCTTAAACgtcaacaacaccaacatggccgccaactcAGCACAGAAAAGGTGCAAAAATCTTAAGTGAAAGGTCAGTTGGTCACTGACACGTCTGTTggacatgttttctgtctttttcttgttttctgcatgtttgGAACTAAAAACATCCTCTGCGGTCACTCCCAGACACATtccttccaaaataaaaacacactttagaAGCCCAAAGCTGGATGAAGAGTGTTTCACGTGTTCAGGCCTCATCAGtcgtctcttcctcctccttcttctcccagTTGGACGATGGCGCTGTGTGATGGCCTCTCCCACTGTAAACTGGCTCTGGCCTTTGCGGTGCTGATGGATCTACTGGGAGGAGCTGCGCTGCTGGTGGGAGTGTTCGCCCCGCTGGAGATCAGAGGACAGGACTTCGGAGACTTGCTGGTCTACACCGGTAGGAAAACAACCGTCCCAGCTTGTGATCGTGATGAGATAAAAGTAGAAAAGAAGATCACATGGTTTTAAATCTTTGGAGGGTGAAGATTAAAGTGTGATGATTTCAGGCATGGATCGATCTGTGTGTCGCTTCAGGGACGATACAATACCGATTATTATAAATCaatcagactgaaaactgatatttggaaCTGATATTCATTTGTAGTAAAACTGAAAGTCTTTGTGTTCAAATTTCAAACGACCAGCAATGAAATAATCCGAGTGTTCAGGTtctgtacttgagtatttcatgtttcctctccaaaacatttatttgatacatttagttgTTTTGCatattcagatttttcagtttttataagCTAATAATTGTGatgtgttaccaatcagatatcGTTGTCGTCGAGccaaagcaacacatttttagatacgtttatcagttttattatatcattataacaAGAGAGGTTTCTTGTTACAACGTGATTAATTTGTGGGTCGAAGTAACGTCGTAACTTGAAAAGTATCTTGatataacaataatattttGGTGTTCTTATGTGATAGTTATCCAAAGTAACTGTCAAACATGAACATTACACgttgaatatttttctttttctggttttatcACAAATTAACTGAGACATTGCACAACAGCGTCATGATGCAgctttgttgtcttgttttatttattgtatttacaGGATGATATAAACATGCAAAGTAAAACTACACGCCACGTGTTCAGGCGATCATCACGATAGATGATATGTTTGGATATTCTTGATCTTCTTAAAGAGGATGATTGTTGGTGTTTTGAATTATCACCAGTAATGTGGATGTAATGAGTGAGAGGATAAAGACGAGTATGAGGACAAGAGGAACActtattttacttaaaaacaggaaaagaccAACACTTACGAcatcacaggaaaagaaaaatgaggaaaCGTGACAGTatcacagataaaaacatcagaaactgTAGAATTAGTGAAGTACTGACGGCTGTCCTCCCTGCAGGCGCCCTGTTCGTGCTCATGTCTCTGGCCGGCTGGGTGTTGTGGTACAGCGGAAACATCGATGGTCTCACGTCCAAGAGGGAGCTCGGACACATCGGCAGCGCCGTCGACCGCCTCGCTCGCAACCTCAGCCGCAAGATGCGCACGTACCGGAGCCAATTCTGAGCCGGCAGGAGGACGTCCGGCTCTTCAGTTTAAAAGTCTGGTTACGCCGTTAGTCAGTATTAATATGAGACTGAACTGACCTCTTTACTTTGTACTACTGACGCACTCTGAACAGTGTTAGACgaaacatttcagtgacatttcagaaaaGTCGCTCCCACAGCAGCTTTACAGGCCTGATGTTCTGTTACAGTC
This window of the Acanthopagrus latus isolate v.2019 chromosome 3, fAcaLat1.1, whole genome shotgun sequence genome carries:
- the ccdc106b gene encoding coiled-coil domain-containing protein 106b, with the protein product MNPPGSRDSSPPEHYMPQSSSSSSAAGGAGGGGGGLYLDAYEVSFPLEESIERPPAYHLNQGQQMMDESVVQEPPHPQYSPFILVSNLRAHLYVALEKNAWLQKSIEELEEERNFLRCQLDRFIVSMRSPEATEWCADSQRGVKVQPASLPTPPSPMTTRSGMTLKRLQGPGPGPRSRRGTAVPVKQEFHLEEDKYYTEDEYVEEEEEEEEEEDEDSSVEKGSKKKGRGRAGGEPRMKMRRIFRITHGRERQRVKDPDGVLIRYKKILTTYQRVRSMSRAFQIHGVDRNTMASTSPIAELLLVAPEKVAEVGEFEASKEKLLDYARRCYKTMDDPTHAKVQTMKKTHKLLPISYRFRN
- the tmem238a gene encoding transmembrane protein 238a; translation: MALCDGLSHCKLALAFAVLMDLLGGAALLVGVFAPLEIRGQDFGDLLVYTGALFVLMSLAGWVLWYSGNIDGLTSKRELGHIGSAVDRLARNLSRKMRTYRSQF